Below is a genomic region from Ignavibacteriales bacterium.
AGTTGGTATTGATATCTATCAGCCGATTGTATGTATTTCATTTTATGACCAAAACTTTTCCCGTAAAATTATTAATTTATTTTGAGCTTTCATATTAATTTTGTATAACTTGACTAATAATTTTCACACAGCCTCTTTAGGACGTGGACGGTTCACCCGAACAAATGCGGCTTTAGCCATGTAAATAAGTTTGTTTTATGGCTAAAGCCTGAGTTATTTGGGTGTGTTTAAACCCCGTCATGAATGGCGGGGTTATTAAAATAAAAGTATGTGTGAGATTACTTACTGAATTAATTTTAAAAGCTTTTTCTTATTAAGAAATGGATGGTTCGTTTTAAACAATGTAAAAATCGATTTTAGAAACGATAAGATTAAAGTTAGAAATGATGAGTGCAAATTTGGAAATGATAAGTTTTGAATTGGAAATGTTAAATTCAATTTTAGAAATGCACAGTTGAAAATTAGAAATATATAGTTCATTCTACAAGATGAGAATTGTAATAAAGAAATGAGCAGTTTGAAATTGGAAATGAGTAATTGGAAATTGGAAATGAGTAATTAGAAATTAGAAATGGATAGTTAGAAATTGGAAATGATCAGATTGAATTTAGAAATGAACAGTTTAAAACTGGAAATGGAGAGATTAAAACAAGAAATAACGAGTTTTTTATTATAAAAATGCGATTTTTACAACAAAACAGAGCTTTTTAACGTAAATAATCCAAATGGCATTCTATTTATCATAACAAATTAAGGGGTAGCAATGAAAAATAGTGAAGAAAACTCGCTTCGTATGTTCGAAAATGTTTCCGGTTTATTAAAAGAAAATCAGGGAATCACTTCTGGTATCCAGCAGTTTGCTGAGAGTGAAGCTGAGTTAAACCAGCTCATAGCCGATATTAAAACAACCAACCAAATGCTTATAAACGCCGCCAACGGAAAGACAGATGAAAAAACTGCCGCGGAAGAGGATCTTGAAGATTACGTTATCCTTTTCAGTCGTAAGTTTTTTGTCTATGCCCGCAGGAATGCAGTTGAGGACCTTAAAGCGCTAATAGCTTTTAAGGATTATGAAATTAAAAAACTGCGCGACAGGGAATTAATTGATAAGGCAGAATCGATCCGTAAGAAAGCTGTTGAACACATTGCGAAGCTTGAAAAGTACGGCATTAAGCAAGTAGATATTGATTTACTTGATGCTAAAATTAAACGGTTTGAATTAACTATCGGTGAGCAGGGAACCGGGTATAGCGAGCGGGGTGGAGCAAGAAAATCCCTTAATGTACTTTTTGAGCAGGCAAGCCTGCTGCTTAAGGAGGAAATTGATGGATTGATTGAATCGTTCAAAGATGAAAATTCCGATTTTTATAACCAATACATAACCCCACTAGGTATTAAAAACCTGGGTGTAAGGCACAGAAAAAAAGAGGAGCCTGTCGTTCCTGTTGTTGGTGATGGAAGCGGGACTGGTAATAACGGAATATAGAAGTTGGAAGTTAATTAAATGGTCGTTCCGTCAAGGCGGACAGGTAGGTGGTCATTAAGTTGTCATTGAAAAACTTTTTTGTAATAATAGAAAACAAATTTTGGCGCCAGTTGGCGTCTAATCAATATGTTAGCTTTCTAATATTCATCAATATAAGGAATTCATTATGCAGTCTTTAAAATCGGTTCTGGAATCATCAAATGAAAAGGAATTAAAAGGTTTGGCTGAAATATTAGGGACAAAAGATTCAAAGCCAGAAGTGGTAATGGCTATGTTATGGTGGAATAGTCGTTCAATATTTGGAATGTTTTTAAGAAAAATGCCAACATATGTGGATATTGCAAAACAAGTTGCTAAAAAATTAAAAGTAAAATATGAGGAAAAAGATGGAGTTGAAACAATAGAAACAAAAATTTCCCAGAAAGTATTTCAGACTATGTGGAAAAAGATGACAAATGAACAACGAGAAGAGTTAGATAAAAAAATGCAAGAAGTTGCAAAGAAATTTGATAAATCTGGTTCAATGGTTGGAAGTGTTAGTATGTTAGGTGCGTTATCAGCTGCACAGCTATCTGGCTTTGGCGTATATTTATTAGCATCCACTTCCCTTGGTGCATTATCCGGTGCAATTGGTATTGCATTACCATTTACAATTTATACAACAATGTCATCTGCTATTTCAGTAATAATCGGTCCTGCCGGTTGGATTGGAGCCGGACTATTTGCTATTTGGAAACTGACTGGTCCAAATTACAAAAAATTAATACCGGCTATAATTTATTTGAATATGTTGCGTTCTAAACAGAAACTTGAATTATAAGATGATGGAAAGCTAACCAGCAGCTCAACACGGACAGCGTTTTGAGTGTGGCATTTATGTAATTATAAAGTTGTGTTTACAAAACTAAGTTGCTTCTTAAGTTACTTTGTTCATAGAAACATTTTTATAAATAAAAGTAGTTGCAACTATTCGGCATTCTTGTTTTGAGCTGCCGGTTAGTAGCAACGATAGGCATATAGCTTTAGTATATTATAATAATACAATAACCAAAATAATAAGGAAAAATTATGAAACAAGTTCTTAGTAAATCTCAAGAATTAGTATCAGAAGGTAAATATTTTACATTTAAGGATGTTAGTGGTGAATATAATACTGAAAATTTAATTAAGGCAGCAAAGTTTATGCAATGGCAAGGTAAAGCACGCGATTTTTTAGAAAAATTATATGGTGAAAGACATAAAACAATAGTTGAGTTTAATAGGGCAACAAAAATTATTGAAGATGCAGATAATGAAAATGAATTTAATATTGGGCATACAATGATGTTAAATGCTTTTAAATATGCTTTAAATGTAGCTGATGATAATATTAATATAAAACAAAATTATTTTTACTCTAATAGTGAAAATAAAAAAGTAACGAATGTTAAAAATATTTTATCGAATTTAATTGAAGAAAAGGAAAAAGAAATAAAAAATATTTCATTTAAAGATGGTTGGGAAGAATTAGCTAAAAGTGAATTAAAAAGAGATAAAAGACAACTTCAGGTAATCGGTTTTATAAACGAAGAAGATTTTAATTTTTATGAAACAAATTTAGGGAAGGAATATTTTGATGTAACAGGTCGGATGTTAACTGTCCTAAAACCCCGTGATTATGAAAAATTTTTTATTGAAATGCTTGATAAATTAGATAACGTTAACGATAAAGAATGGGATAAATTTATAGATGAATATTTTAATAAAAGAATAAATATTAAATAGATGCCTAACCAGCTTTTCCACACGACCGCATTTTCAATACGGCATTGTTCAAAATTCCGGGTTTAGTGAAAAATGTAAATATTGCAAGTAAGTTTGTTCTATTAAATAAAATTGTTAAAAATATTTGGCAGTAGTTTTTCAGTTCGTCATTGCTATTCTGGGCGGACGGGTGGAAAGCTACGCCGTTAGCCATCCTAGTAAATATGGATAAATTATGAATCTTACTGAAGCTGAGAAAAAATTAAAAGCAATTTTTGGTTTTGAAAAATTTTATGATGAACAATGGGATACTATCAAATTATTATTTGAAGGTAAAAGAGTACTCCTTATTGAGAAAACTGGCTATGGTAAATCACTTTGTTTTCAGTTTCCAGCAACGCAGTTTAGTGGGATTACTGTAATCTTTTCACCTTTAATTGCATTAATGCGAGACCAAGTAAGAAGTTTAAATGAAAAAGGAATCGTGGCAAAATTTATAAATTCTGAACAAACTAAAGAAGAAAATTCATCCACTATTCAAGAAGCTATTCAAGGGAAAATAAAAATTTTATACATAGCACCAGAAAGACAAGAAAATCAAGAATGGATAGACGCTACGCGGAAAATGAATTTATCAATGATTGTTATTGATGAAGCTCATACCATATCAGTTTGGGGGCACGACTTCCGACCCGCATTTAGAAGAATTATAAATTTAGTTCAATTGTTACCAAAGAACCTTCCTATTTTAGCCACTACAGCGACAGCAACTAAAAGAGTCGAAAAAGATATTGAAAAACAAATCTCTGGAGATATTGTTACAATTCGAGGTAATTTAATGAGGGAAAACTTACATCTCTTTGTAATAGATGTTAAATCAGAGGATGATAAACTTGTCTGGCTAGGCAATAATATTAACAAGCTTCAAGGAAGTGGAATAATCTATACTGGGACTAGAGTTAATACCGAAATTTATTCAAGATGGCTAAATTTCATAAAGGTTAGCTCAGTTGAGTATAATGCGGGTTTAGACGGTGATTCAAGAAAAGAAATTGAAAAAGGGTTGATGTCGAATAAATGGAAATGTATTATCTCTACTAATGCTCTTGGAATGGGTATTGATAAGCCTGATATAAGGTTTATAATTCATACTCAAATTACTGCTTCACCAATACACTATTATCAAGAAGTCGGGAGAGCTGGGCGGGATGGAAAACCCACATATATAATTTTATTTTTTAACTCAACACTAGTTGAAAATAATATTTATGAAGATGCACAACTTCCATTGGCTTTCATCGAAGGAGGAAGACCGTCTATTCAAAAATATCAAAGTGTAATTGAAGCTTTAAAAACTCAACCGCTTGGAGAAAGAGAACTTATCAAAGTAACAAATATGAAACAGACTCAGATAAGAGTAATTAAAGCAGATTTAATTGAACAAGGGATTGTTAAAGAAGTAGTATATGGACGTTCTAAAAAATACGAATATCAGTTTAACGCTCCTAGATTAGATACAAAGGCATTCCAAGAATTAAGAGAAATGAAGCTCAAAGAATTAGATTCTATGATTGAGTACATATTCACTAAGCAATCAAGGATGCAATTTCTATGTGAGTATTTAGGTGATTTAAACAATAAAAGCTTCTCAAATTGCGACAATACTAATCACAAAAAAATTATTTTTGAGCTGAACAAGGAAATGTCAGAAAAACTATTGGA
It encodes:
- a CDS encoding RecQ family ATP-dependent DNA helicase; its protein translation is MNLTEAEKKLKAIFGFEKFYDEQWDTIKLLFEGKRVLLIEKTGYGKSLCFQFPATQFSGITVIFSPLIALMRDQVRSLNEKGIVAKFINSEQTKEENSSTIQEAIQGKIKILYIAPERQENQEWIDATRKMNLSMIVIDEAHTISVWGHDFRPAFRRIINLVQLLPKNLPILATTATATKRVEKDIEKQISGDIVTIRGNLMRENLHLFVIDVKSEDDKLVWLGNNINKLQGSGIIYTGTRVNTEIYSRWLNFIKVSSVEYNAGLDGDSRKEIEKGLMSNKWKCIISTNALGMGIDKPDIRFIIHTQITASPIHYYQEVGRAGRDGKPTYIILFFNSTLVENNIYEDAQLPLAFIEGGRPSIQKYQSVIEALKTQPLGERELIKVTNMKQTQIRVIKADLIEQGIVKEVVYGRSKKYEYQFNAPRLDTKAFQELREMKLKELDSMIEYIFTKQSRMQFLCEYLGDLNNKSFSNCDNTNHKKIIFELNKEMSEKLLEFRETYFPELIVESRDSNIVNGVASSYYGVSSVGAAIHRCKYENGGDFPDFLLKLTLKAFRNKYVQQKFDYICYVPPTESGDLVKNFAEKLSIVLKIPISHKLKKISVTKSQKVFQNSFLKKDNVKDAFRYENPSEMRNKSVLIFDDIFDSGATIKEIGNLLTSYGANTIAPIVIARTVGGDI